The following proteins come from a genomic window of Acidobacteriota bacterium:
- a CDS encoding type II toxin-antitoxin system RelE/ParE family toxin: MLRTFRHRGLKRLFERGDKSKLQAYQVVRIEEILARLDVAVSTNDLNTPGYRLHPLKGNLRGFWSIRVSANMRIIFRIEAGDVFDVDLTDYH; this comes from the coding sequence GTGCTCAGGACGTTTCGGCACCGAGGCTTGAAGCGGCTCTTCGAGCGCGGCGACAAAAGCAAGCTACAGGCCTATCAGGTCGTACGGATTGAGGAGATCCTTGCCCGCCTTGATGTGGCCGTCAGCACGAACGACCTGAACACTCCAGGCTACCGGCTGCACCCGCTTAAGGGGAACCTGCGGGGCTTCTGGAGTATTCGGGTTTCTGCCAACATGCGGATCATCTTCCGTATTGAGGCTGGCGACGTCTTTGACGTGGACTTGA